A segment of the Streptomyces sp. Tu 2975 genome:
CGCTCGGCTGATCAGCCGGGTGGCCAGCAGCGAATGACCGCCCAGGTCGAAGAAGTTGCTGTCGGTCCCGACGCTGCCCTCGGGGACGCCGAGCACTTCGGCGAAGAGCGCGCAGAGGGTCCGTTCCTGCGGCGACCGGGGCGGACGGACGGAGCCCGGCCCGGTGACGTCGGGGGCGGGGAGGGCCTTGACGTCGAGTTTCCCGTTGACGGTCAGCGGCAGCGTGTCCACCGCCACCAGCGCCGCCGGGACCATGTAGTCGGGCAGGACGGCCCGCAGGTGGTCGCGCAGGCTCTGCACCAGTTCCGGCCCCTGCTCGGCGCCGTCCTCAGGCACGACATAGCCGGCGAGACGCTTGCCGCCGGCGCTGTCGGTCACGACGACGACGGCGGCGTGGGCGACGTGCGGGTGGGCGGCGAGGGCCGCGGAGACCTCGCCCAGTTCGATCCGGTGGCCCCGGATCTTGACCTGGTCGTCGGTACGGCCGAGGAAGTCGAGGAGCCCGTCCGGTCGTTGCCTGACGAGGTCGCCCGTGCGGTACATCCTCTCCCCCGGGTCGCCGAACGGATCGGCGACGAACCGTTCCGCCGTCAGGCCGGGCCGGTCGTGGTAGCCCCGGGCGAGGCCGGTGCCGGCGATGTACAGCTCACCGGGGCAGCCGGGCGGGACAGGGCGCAGCATCGCGTCGAGCACGTGGGCGCGGGTGTTGCGGATGGGGACGCCGACCGTCGGTGTCGGGCTGTCGGAGGTGGATCCGCCGAGCGTGTTGATCGTGTACTCGGTGGGCCCGTAGAGGTTGTAGCCGTAGGTGTCCTCGGTGCGGCGCAGCCGGGTCCACACGGTGTCGGACACGGCCTCTCCGCCGAGCAGGACGAGTGCGGGCCGGTGCCTGCCGCCGTGCTCGCCAGATGTCTGGGCCGGGGTGCCGCCGGCGGCCTCGTCCGGCATGTCCTGCGCGGTCTCGTCCCGGTCGAGCAGGCCCTCCTCGATCAGCAGTTGCGCGTACGTGGGGGTCACGTTGACCACGTCGATCCGATGCCGGTCGCAGTAGGCCACCAGGGCTTCCGCGTCGCGGCGCAGGTCCTCGTCGCAGACATGGACCTCGTGCCCCTCGACGAGCCAGAGCAACTCCTCCCATGACATGTCGAAGGCGAAGGAGACGGTGTGCGCGATGCGCAGGCGTCGTCCGCCGGCGGAGGCGATCGCCGGGTCGAAGATCTCCTTCTGGTGGTTGAGCTGCATGTTCGTCAGCCCTCGGTACGGCGTGACGACCCCCTTGGGCCGGCCCGTCGAACCGGAGGTGTGGATGACGTACGCGGGGTGCTCCAGCCGGCCGGGCACACCGTGCGCGAACGCGGGCCGTTCGGCGTCGGTGACCGAGCCGTGCGGGAGGTCCGCGAGCTGGGCGGTGACGGCCGGGTCGTCCAGCAGGAGTTCCGGGGCGACCGGGCCGGAGGGCCCCCGCAGAGTGGGCGCGACCGCCGTGGTGGACAGCAGGCACAGCGGCCCGGTGTCCTCGACCATGAGGCGCAGCCGGTCGGCCGGGTGGTCGAGGTCGAGCGGCAGATAGGCGGCGCCGGTGCGGAGCACAGCGAACAGGGCGACGACCATCTCGATCGAACGGGGCAGCGCGAGCGCGACGACCTTCTCCGGCCCCGCGCCACGGGCGATCAGCAGCCGGGCGATCCGGTTGATCTGTGCGTCCAGCTCCAGGTAGGTGAGGGCGCGGTCACCGAAGACCAGCGCCACCGCGTCGGGGGTGCGGGCGACCTGCGCCGCGAGCATGTCGGCGACGGTCTCGTCCGGCACCGGCTCGAAACCGGCCTTCCACTCGGCGAGCAGGGCGGCCCGCTCGTCGGGGAGGAGCAGGTCGAGGGTGCCGACACGCGCCGACATGTCGCCGACGAGCCGCTCCACCAGGGTGCCGAAGCGATTCAGCGCGGCCGCGGCCTGTTCGTCGTCGACCAGGTCGGGACGGTACTCCAGCTTCACGCGCAGGGCCCGGGCGGGGTCGACGACGAGGGTCATGGGGTAGTGGGTGGCGTCCACGCTCTCCACGGCGGTGATGCCGTGCCGTTCCCTGAGCTGCCGGAACGCGTTCTCGTCGGCGAAGTTCTGCAGTACGTACAGGGTGTCGAAGAGGACGCCCCGGCCGCCTTCCCGCTGGAGCTCGGACAGGCCCAGGTACTCGTGGTCCATCACCGCGGCACGCTCGGACTGCACACGGCGCAGCAGGTCGGCCACCGACTCTTCGGGGTCGAGCCTGATCCGCACGGGCACGGTGTTGAGGAACATGCCGATCGTCGACTCCACGCCGGGCACGTCCGCGGGCCGTCCCGCGACGGTGGTGCCGAAGACCACGTCGTGGCGGCCCACGGTCGCGGACAGCACGAGTGCCCACGCGGTGGACAGCACCGCGTTGATCGTCAGTCCGTGCTCACGGGCGGCCGTCCGCAGACGGTCGCTGAGCCCGGGCGGCAGATCGAGGGTGCGCCGCCGCGGGATCACCGGCCGTTCTCCCCGGTCCCGCGCGACATGGGTCGGTTCCTCGAGTCCGGCCAGGGCGCGCCGCCAGGTGTCGCGGGCCGCGTCGACGTCCCGCTCGGCGAGCCGGGCCAGGTGATCGCGGTAGCTGCCGGGTGCCGGCAGTGCGGTGTCGTCGCCGGCCGTCTCGTAGAGGGAGAGGAGTTCGTCGAGGAAGAGCGACTGCGACCAGCCGTCCCAGGCCACCAGGTGGTGGCTGAGCATCAGGCGGTCGGTGGTGCCGGTGAGCCGGATCAGCTCGAGCCGGAACAGCGGTGGCGCCGCCAGGTCGAACCGCCGCAGCCGGCCGGCGTCGGCGATCTCGGTGAGCCGCGCCTGCCGCTCGCGCTCGTCCAGACCGCTCAGGTCCACCTCCGTGACCGGTACCGGCAGTTCGGCCGCGGGGCAGACGAACTGCACCGGTCCGGGCAGCCCGTCGCTGGTGATACCCGCGCACAGGCTCGGATGCCTGCGCAGCAGCGTCGCGCACGCCGCGCGCAGCAGGTCGATGTCGAGGCGGTGGTCGAAGTCGAAGGTGTCCTGCGCGGTGTAGACGTCCACCGCGGAGGAGTCGTAGCTGGCGTGGAAGTAGATCCCTTCCTGAAGGGGTGACAGCGGCCAGATGTCGGCGACGGGGAACGGGCTGACGTTCTCGACCCGTTCGGTCTCCGCCCGGGTCAGCCGGACCAGCGGCGCGTCGGCGGGTACGAGCGACCGGCCGGTGTTCTCCGAGGTCCTGGCGATGAGTTCGCGCAGCGCCTCGGCCCACGCGCGGCCGAGTGCCCGCACGTCCTGCTCGGTGAGCGCGTCGCCGTCGGGCCAGGTCCAGGTGGCGCGCAGCTCGGGGCCGCGGGGCGTGTCCGCGCAGACGGCGTTGACCTGGAGCGGGTAGGGCATGGCGAGGCCCGGATCCGGTTCCACCGACAGTGCGTCGCTCTCGACGGCGGGCGCCCAGTCGCGGGCCTGCTCGGCGGGCATCCGGCCGAAGTAGTTGAACAGCACCTGTGCCTGGGACAGTCGGGCGAAGGCGGGCGCGAGCTGCGGGTTGAGGTGACGCAGCATGCCGTAACCCGCGCCGGAGTCCGGTGCCGACCGCACGAACTCCTTGACCTGCTCCAGCGTGCCGAGGGCGTCGCCCGCGGCGGCCAGCCGTACGGGGTGCAGACCGGTGAACCAGCCGACGGTGCGCGACAGGTCCAGATCCGAGGCGTCGCGTCCATGGCGTTCGAGATCCACCAGCAGGTCGCCGTCCCCGTCACCGCGCCGGCGGGACACGGCGATACGCAGGGCGGCGAGCAGTACCTCGGTGACGTCCGCGCCGGATGCGGCGGGCACCGTCGTGAGCAGCGCGCGGGTCTCCTCGGTGGTCAGGGACTCGACGTGTTCGCTCGCGGATCCGGCGGTGCCGGTCCGGCCGGCGCCGGGGACCAGCTCGGCGCCGGGAGCCAGAACCTTCGCCCAGTAAGGGAGTTCGGCCTGCCGCCGGGGTGAGGTGGCCTGCTCGGCGATGTTCCGGGCGAAGCTGCGCAGCGAGGTGGGGACCGGTTCCAGAACGGGCCGCTCCCCCTTCGAGACGGCCTCCCACGCGGCGGCGAGGTCGTCCAGGAGCACCCGCCAGGACACGCCGTCGACGGCCAGGTGGTGGACGACGAGCAGCAGCCGGCCCGGCCGGTCGCCGCCCGTGTCGAACCGGACGGCCTGGAGCATGACACCGGCGTCGGGGTCGAGACGGGACGCCGCGCTGTCGGACTCGGCGGCGATCACCGTGCGGAGTCCGGCGTCGTCCAGGGCCTGCACGTCGACACTCCTCAGCAGCGCGGCGGCGTCGACCGCGCCCACGTCGAGCGTCCGCGCCGACCAGAGCGCGGGGATCGCCGGGCCGAGGTCCATGCGGGAGAGCGTGAGCCGCAGTGCGTCATGGTGGTCGAGGACGGCCTGCAGAACCCGTGTCAGGGTGCCCGTGTCGGCGTCGGCGGGTGTTTGGAGCAGCATCGAGAGGTTGAAGCGGCCGATCGGACCGCCGTCCTCGCGGAGCTGGTGGACGATCGGCAGCAGCGGGACGTCGCCGACGCCGTCTGCGACGGTCGTCGGGGAGCCGGTGGTGCTCGTGTCGGCGGCCGCGTCCCCGGTGGCGCCGTCGAGCCGCGCCGCCAGCGCGGCAGGCGTGCGGTGCTCGAAGACGTCCTTGGGGCTGACCGCCAGTCCGGCCCTGCGGGCACGGCCGGACACCGACATGGACAGGATGCTGTCCCCGCCGAGCACGAAGAAGTCCTCGTCCGCGTCGACCTCGTCGAGGCCGAGCACGGCGGCGAAGATCGCGCAGAGCTGCCGCTCCCGTCCTTCCCGGACCGCCGGCCCCTTGTGCCGCCGGATCCCGGGGACCGGCAGGGCCGCGTGGTCGACCTTTCCGCCCGGGGTGAGTGGCAGTGCGTCGAGCTCCACGAAACGGCTGGGCACCATAGGCGCCGGGAGGGAAGCGCCGAGCGTGCCGCGGACGGCCTCGATGTCGAGGGTCGCCCCGGTGGCGGCGGTCACGTAGGCCACCAGGTGCGTCACGCCCCGGTCGTCGTCCCGGGCCACGACGACCGCGTCGCCTACTGCCGGCACCTCACGCAACCGTGCTTCGATCTCGCCGAGTTCCACGCGGTTTCCCCTGATCTTGACCTGGTGGTCGGTGCGCCCCAGATAGGTGAGCACGCCGTCTCCACGGAACTGGACCATGTCTCCCGTGCGGTACATCCGCCCGCCCTGTCCGCCGTCGGACAGGGACCCGGCCGGGCCGCGGAACGGATCCGCGACGAAACGCTCCGCGGTCAGCGCGGCACGTCCGTGGTAGCCGCGGGCCAGCTGAGCGCCCGCGATGTAGAGCTCCCCGGGCTCGCCCTCGGCCACGGGGCGGAGACACCGGTCGAGTACGTAGAGCCTGGTGTTCCACACCGGCCGCCCGACGGGCACGGTGCCCTCCGCGTCCGGCTCGGCGCCCGCCTCCCAGCTGGTGACCTGGATGACGGCCTCGGTGGGCCCGTAGACGTTGAACAGGGGCACACCGGTGCGCTCCAGCCAGCGCCCGGCAAGCGGAGCCGGCAGCGCCTCCCCGCCGCTGAAAGCCCTGCGCAGGCCGGTCCACCACGGCTTCCCCGGGGCGTCCTCGGCCAGCAGCGCCGAGTACAGCGACGGCACGAGGTCGAGGTTGGTGACCTGCTCGCGGCGGACGAGCTCCGTGAGGTACGCCGGGTCGCGGTGCCCGTCCGCCCTGGCGATCACCACCGTGCCGCCGGTCAGCAGCGGAACGAAGATCTCCTGCACCGAGGGGTCGAAGCCGGTCGAGTACTGGTGCAGCACGCGCTCGCCCGGCCCGAATCCGAACCGCTCGGCCACCCAGGACAGTTGGGCGACAACTGCGCGGTGTGTCACCACCACGCCCTTGGGCCGGCCGGTCGACCCCGAGGTGTACATCAGGTACGCGGCACTGTCCGGACGGACGTCGGCGGCGACGGCGTGCTCGCCATCGGCCGCACCGTGGTGGCCGAGGAACACCGGGGCGATACCGTGCTGCTCCGGCAGCCGTGCCCATGACTCCTCGGTGACGACGACCGCTCGGGCCCCCGAGTCGGCGAGCATGTACCGGACGCGCTCGGCCGGGTGGTCCACATCGACCGGCAGGTAGGCCGCACCCGCCTTGAGGACGCCGAGGAGGGCGACCAGCGCCCCTGCCGAGCGGGGCACGGCCACGGCCACGACAGTCTCGGGCCCCATGCCTCGCGCGACGAGCCTGCCTGCCAACTCGGTTGCCTGCCCGTCCAGTTGGGCGTAGGTGGTCCGCCCGTCGTCATGGACCAGGGCGGTCGCGTCCGGGGTACGGCGCACCTGTTCGGCGAACGCTCCGTGCAGCGTGCCGGCGGGCGTCGCGTGGTCCTCTCCGGCGAGGCGGTCGAGCGTCTCGCGCCGCTCGTCGGCCGTCTGCGCGGGGAGCCGGCCGACCGGCAGCCCGGGGTCGGTGACGACCTGGTCGAGCAGCGCCCGCAGACGGGCGGCGAACCGTCCGGCAGCCGTGGTGCCGAGCCTGGCGGGGTCGTGTTCGAGACGCAGTCGGAGCCGCTCGCCGGGATGCACGGTGAGCGCCAGCGGGTAGTGCACCGAGTCGCGGATGCGCGAGCCGACGACGCGGACGAGCCCTGACGGATCGGCCGGCTCGCCGGCGTCCGGCAGGTTCTCCACGACGACGAGCGCGTCGAACAGTTCGCCCAGGCCGACGGCCCGCTGGATGTCGGCGAGTCCGAGGTGCTGATGGTCCAGCAGTTCTGCCTGTTCTTCCTGGAATCGCGTGAGGACCTGCGCGAGCGGCTGCTCGGGGCGCCACCGCAGGCGGGCGGGCACAGTGTTGATCAGCAGGCCGACCAGGGACTCGATCCCCTCGACAGGGGCCTGCCTGCCCGAGACGGTCGTTCCGATGACGAGGTCGTGGGTGCCGGCGACATCGCCGAGCACCAGGCCGAACCCGCCCTGCACGATGCTGCCGAGTGTCAGCCCGAGCTGCCGGGCGCGGGCGGTGAGTGCCGCCGTGTCCTGCGGGGACAGCTCGACGGTGACGGTGCCGGTCCGGCCCGTGGCGCCTCCACCCCGCGGACGGGCAGGCGGGCCGGTGCGTCGAGTCCCGCCATCGCCTCGCGCCAGGCGCCGCGTGCCTGTTCACGGTCGCGGCGGGCGAGCCATCCGGCGTACGCGCGGTAGGTCCCGCTCGGCTCGCGGGGTGGCGCGGTGTCGGCGCCGGGACGGTATCCGTCCAGCAGTTCCCGTGTGACGAGCGGGAGCGACCATCCGTCCACGACGATGTGATGCATGGTCAGGACCAGCAGCGAACGCCGCTGACCGAGGCGGACCAGAGCCGCCCGCAGCAGCGGCGGGGTGCCGAGGTCGAACCGCTCTGCCCGCTCCGCGGCCGCGATGTCGTCGACGGCCGGGGGCTGCTGTTCCGCGTCGAGGCTCGACAGGTCGGCGAAGCGCCACGGCAGTTCGACGTGTGCGCCGATCAGCTGCACGATCCGTCCGTCCCGGCACTGGCGGAAGGCCGCGCGCAGCAGCGGATGACGGTCGAGCAGCCGCTGTGCGGCCGCCCGCAGGGCGTCCGCCTCGACGTCACCGGCGAGTTCGAGGGTGTCCTGGACGGAGTATCCGTCCGCCCCGCTCCCGTCGACGGCGGCGTGGAAGAAGAAGCCCTCCTGAAGCGGCGTGGCGGGCACGACGTCGAACAGGTCCGGAACGGCGGCGGTGAACTCGGCCCGCTCCTCCTCGGTCAGCCGGACCAGCGAGAACGGGGCGGGCACCGCGCCCGCCACGCCCGGAGTCCCGCCGTCGTCCGCGGTGCGCGCCGCGGCGCTTGCGAGCGCCGCCACCGTACGGTGGCGGAACACGTCCCTGGGGCTGATCGCGAAGCCCGCCGAGCGGGCGCGGCCAACCAGTTGGATCGCGACGATGCTGTCACCGCCGAGTTCGAAGAAGCTGTCGTGGACGCCGACCGATGGCAGGCGAAGGACCTCGGCGAACAGTGCGGCGAGGACCGTCTCCGCCGGTGTGGTGGGCGCGGCGTCGCCGGTCATCGCGGTCCACCGCGGCTCCGGCAGCGCGCGGGTGTCGAGCTTCCCGTTGGGCGTCAGGGGCAGCGGGCCGTCGAGGAGGACGACGGCCGAGGGCACCATGTACTCCGGCAGCGCCTGGGACACCTGCGTCCGCGCCGCCCCCACGTGCGCCTCGGTGTCCGTACCGCCGTCGCCGGCCAGGTAGGCGACGAGGCGCTTCACCCCCCGGTGGTCGTCCCGTACGAGGACCGCTGCCTGGGCGATGCCGGGGCAGGCCATGAACGCGCTCTCGATCTCCCCCGGTTCGATGCGGTGGCCGCGGATCTTGAGCTGGCCGTCCGAGCGGCCCAGGAAGTCGAGGTTGCCGTCGGCCCGCCACCGGACGCGGTCGCCGGTGCGGTACATGCGCTCGCCGGGCGCGCCGTACGGGTCGGCGACGAACCGCTCCGCGGTCAGCGCCGCCCTGCCGAGGTAGCCGCGGGCCAGGCCGCGCCCGCCGACGTACAGCTCACCCTCGACGCCCACGGGAACGGGGCGCAGTGCCGAGTCGAGCACATAGGCACGGGTGTTGGGGTCGGGGCGGCCGATGGGCGCAGGCCCCTGGAGGCCGGGCTCCGCGATCCACAGCGTGGAGTTGACGGTCGCCTCGGTCAGGCCGTAGGCGACGACGACCCGTAGCCGCCCGGACCAGCGGGCGATCAGCTCGCCGGGCACCGCCTCGGTGCCGACCACGAGCACCGCCCCTTCGGGCAGTTCGCACTCCGGCGGCAGCGCGGAGACGAGCGACGGCGGGAGGATCATGTGGGTGGCGCGGTGCTCGCGGATGTAGTCCGTCAGGGCAGGACCGGCGACCCTGCGTTCGGCGGGGACGACGATGATCCGGCCGCCGACGCACAGCGACATGATCAGGTCCCAGACCGTCACGTCGAAGCCGACCGACGCGAACTGCACGACGCTGCTGTCCGGGCCGATGCCGATCCTGTCCGTGGCGGTGGCGATCAGGCTGCCGACGCCGTCGTGCGGAACGACCACGCCTTTGGGGCGGCCTGTCGATCCCGACGTGTAGATGACGTACGCGGCCTGGTCCAGCGCGATCGGCAGGCCCAGGGGGGAGTCGTCCAGGGCGGCCGCAGCCGCGACCACGGAGGGGTCGTCGAGCAGTATCCGGGCGACGCCCGGCACGGCCGGCAGGTCACCGGCCGATGCCCGCGTGGTGACGACCGTCCGCGCGCCGGCGTCGGACAGCATGTAGGCGATCCGGTCCCGTGGGTGGTCGGCGTCCAGGGGCAGGTACGCCGCTCCGGTCTTCATCACCGCGAGCAGGGAGACGACCAGTTCGGGTGAGCGCGGGACGGCCACGGCGACGATGTCCTCGTGGCCCACGCCCCGTGCGAGGAGCAGTCGGGCCAGCCGGTTGGCGGCGGCGTCGAGTTCAGCGTAGGACAACTGCCGGTCCTCGCACACGAGGGCGACGGCGTCCGGGGAGCGGCGGACCTGCTGCTCGAACGCGGCGGGCCAGGTCAGTTCGGGAACGTCGCGCGGGTCGACGGCGAACTCGCCGAGCAGCCGGGCCCGTTCCGCTCCGGAGGTCAGTTCGATGCGGCCGACGGGGAGGTCCATGTCCGCGGCCATGGCGTGGAGGACCAGGCGGAAGCGTCGCTCGTGGTCGCCCAGCGTCCGCTCGTCGCACACGGCCGCGTCGGCGTCGAGGTGGATACGCAGGCCCGTGCCGTGCACCGGCAGGCTGACGGTGACGGCCAGGTCGCTGACCGGGCCGAGCCACTCGGGGCGCAGGTCGGCGTCGAGATCCCCGAAGCGCAGACCGTGCACGCTCGGCAGGATGTTGACCGTGGGGCCGACGAGTTCCGCCACTCCGTCGACCAGGCCCAGGTCCCTGGCCAGGTCCTCCGCACGGTAGCGCCCGTGCTCGACCGCCTCCGCGATCCGGCGCCCGACCGTGTCGGCGAGTTCGGCCACCGTCGTGTCCCCGTGGACGGGGATGCGGAGGGGGAGGACGTTCGACACCATGCCGGGGACCTGGCCGGAGGCGTCCCCCTGCCGGGTGGTGACGGGCAGGCCGAGGATGAGGTCCTGTTCTCCGCTGACCCGGTGCAGGTAGGCGGCCACGGCTGCCACCAGCAGGCGTGACAGGCGGACGCCCGCGGCGGAGGCGGCGGCACGCAGCCTGCCGGTCGTGGTCGTCGACAGTTCGACGGTGCGGCGGACCCGCCGTGTCATGGGCGCCGGCGCACGCTCCACGAGGCGCACGGGCTCGGGCCGGCCGTCCGACCGGTCCAGCCAGTAGGCCCGGTCGGCCCGGTACCGCGCCGATCCGCGATAGGCCCGTTCGCCGTCCAGCAGCCGGGAGAGTTCCCGGCCGGTGCCGCCGGCGGACCCATCGGCGTCCTTGGCGGTGTAGATCTCGCCGGCCCGGCGGGAGATGAGCACGATGCTCACGCCGTCGACGACGATGTGGTGGTAGCGCTGGTGCCACACCACACGGTCGTCGGCAAGCCGCAGCAGGGCGTGGCCGAACAGCGGCCCGTTCACCAGGTCGGCCGGGCGGTCCCGGTCGGCCTCCGCCCAGGCGGCAGCGGCGCCTTCGGGGTCGGGTCCGCCGCGCAGGTCGACCACGGGAACGTCGAAGGGGCGGCGCGCGAGCGTCTGACGCGGCCCGCCCTCCGCCGAACCGATGCGCACATGCAGGCACTCGGCCTCCTCGAGCGCCTGCCGCACGGCGGCGCTCAGAAGGTCGAGGTCGACGTCACCGCGCAAATCCAGGGCGAAGGAGACGTTGTAGGCCGGGCTGTCGGGGTCGAGCTGCTGGGCCAGCCAGATCCCGGACTGCCCACCGGTGACAGGTGCTCCTGCGGCGGAAGTCGGGTCCCACTCGGCGTCGGACATCGTGCGCATGGCCCTTTCCCTCATGGTGCGTCGATGGCGAGTCGTTGCGTGAGCGCGCGCCGCGCCCGCCCGGCGGAGGACGACCGCCGGACGGGCGGCAGGCGGGGTGGCCGCGTCGCGGGGAGGAGGCGGAGGCGTTCCTACTTGATCGCCTCGAGCATCGGTACGACCTGGTCGATGGCGTACGGGATCGACAGCACCGTGTTGAAGGAGAGCGCGGCGCCGATGTCCGGGCTGTCGTACGGCAGGAACAGGTCCCGCTTCTCCTGGTGGACCTTGGTCTTCTTGTAGAGCGGATCGGCCTTCATGGCCTTCTCCGTGTCGGGGGTGCCGAGCCACACCGTCCGGTCGGCCTCCATGACGTCGAGGCGCTCGGAGCTGAGGTCCGCGATGTTCTCCTTGCCGAGTGCGGTGCGGTACTTCTCCGAGGTGGTGAAGCCCATCTCGCTGAGGAAGATGACCTTGGGGTCCTTGGGCGAGAAGGCGGAGAACTTGCCCGGCTCGTAGGGCTCGCCGACGGTGACCGTCAGGCCCTTCCACTCGGAGTGCTCGTCACGGACGGCCTTGAAGCGCTCGTCGATGCCGGCGATGAGCTTCTTGGTCTCGCCCTCCTTGCCGAGGGCCTTGCCGATCTGCTCGGTCATGACCTGCCACGGCGCCTGGTAGTCCTCGTGGCCCTTCGGCTGGGCGACCACCTTGGCGATCTTGGACAGGGTCTCGTACTGCTCCTTCTTCATGCCCGAGTACTGGGCCACGATCAGGTCCGGCTGGAGTGCCGCGATCTTCTCCATGTTGTACTCGTCGCGCTCGCCGACGATCTGCGGCGGCGTGGAGCCCCACAGGTCCTTGGTCCACGGCCACTTGCCGTAGGGCTGCTCCTTGAACCAGTCCACCGAACCGACCGGCTTGACGCCGAGGGCCAGCACCGCGTCCTGGTCGGACAGACCGAGGGTGACGACCTTCTTCGGTTCCGACTCGATGGTCGTGCTGCCGTACTTGTGCTCGACCGTCACCGGGAAGGCAGCCGAACGCGCCCCCGCCTCCCCGGACGACTCGGACGTGTCCTCGTCCGTGCCGCCGCCGCAGGCGCTGAGCACCAGCGCGGCGACCGCGGCCGCGACCAGTCGGGGGATGTGTCTGACGATCCTCGTCGGACCGGGGCGTGTACCAACGGACACGGGGCAGTTCCTTTCAGGGGGTTTCACGGTGCGCGTCACGTCCGCCCGGTCCGACGCGTCGTACGGGCGGGCGTGAGTGTGGGGAGGTCCGGATCAGAGGGACGAGCCGATCTCGTCGGCGGCGGCCCGCGGCGCGGCGGCGGGCCCCTCGCCCCGGTCGAGGATCGACTGCAGGATCTCGCCGACCCTGACGGCGGTGTTGGAGAGCAGCGACGACGTGATGCCGTGCGTGTGCTCGGTGCCCCCCTGCAGGTAGATGCCGCACCGCAGTTGGGGATCGGTCGCGACGCGGTAGTCACGCTCGACGCGGACGCGGCCCTCGTCGTCACGGTGGCAGAACCGCTGCACCTCGCCGCCGAGAAGACCGAGGGTGTCGGCGGTCCGGTACCCGGTGGCGTAGACGACGACGTCGGCGTCCAGCGGTGTCCGTTCCCCGGTGACCAGCGACTCGACGGTGGTGCGGACCTTG
Coding sequences within it:
- a CDS encoding amino acid adenylation domain-containing protein, with translation MRTMSDAEWDPTSAAGAPVTGGQSGIWLAQQLDPDSPAYNVSFALDLRGDVDLDLLSAAVRQALEEAECLHVRIGSAEGGPRQTLARRPFDVPVVDLRGGPDPEGAAAAWAEADRDRPADLVNGPLFGHALLRLADDRVVWHQRYHHIVVDGVSIVLISRRAGEIYTAKDADGSAGGTGRELSRLLDGERAYRGSARYRADRAYWLDRSDGRPEPVRLVERAPAPMTRRVRRTVELSTTTTGRLRAAASAAGVRLSRLLVAAVAAYLHRVSGEQDLILGLPVTTRQGDASGQVPGMVSNVLPLRIPVHGDTTVAELADTVGRRIAEAVEHGRYRAEDLARDLGLVDGVAELVGPTVNILPSVHGLRFGDLDADLRPEWLGPVSDLAVTVSLPVHGTGLRIHLDADAAVCDERTLGDHERRFRLVLHAMAADMDLPVGRIELTSGAERARLLGEFAVDPRDVPELTWPAAFEQQVRRSPDAVALVCEDRQLSYAELDAAANRLARLLLARGVGHEDIVAVAVPRSPELVVSLLAVMKTGAAYLPLDADHPRDRIAYMLSDAGARTVVTTRASAGDLPAVPGVARILLDDPSVVAAAAALDDSPLGLPIALDQAAYVIYTSGSTGRPKGVVVPHDGVGSLIATATDRIGIGPDSSVVQFASVGFDVTVWDLIMSLCVGGRIIVVPAERRVAGPALTDYIREHRATHMILPPSLVSALPPECELPEGAVLVVGTEAVPGELIARWSGRLRVVVAYGLTEATVNSTLWIAEPGLQGPAPIGRPDPNTRAYVLDSALRPVPVGVEGELYVGGRGLARGYLGRAALTAERFVADPYGAPGERMYRTGDRVRWRADGNLDFLGRSDGQLKIRGHRIEPGEIESAFMACPGIAQAAVLVRDDHRGVKRLVAYLAGDGGTDTEAHVGAARTQVSQALPEYMVPSAVVLLDGPLPLTPNGKLDTRALPEPRWTAMTGDAAPTTPAETVLAALFAEVLRLPSVGVHDSFFELGGDSIVAIQLVGRARSAGFAISPRDVFRHRTVAALASAAARTADDGGTPGVAGAVPAPFSLVRLTEEERAEFTAAVPDLFDVVPATPLQEGFFFHAAVDGSGADGYSVQDTLELAGDVEADALRAAAQRLLDRHPLLRAAFRQCRDGRIVQLIGAHVELPWRFADLSSLDAEQQPPAVDDIAAAERAERFDLGTPPLLRAALVRLGQRRSLLVLTMHHIVVDGWSLPLVTRELLDGYRPGADTAPPREPSGTYRAYAGWLARRDREQARGAWREAMAGLDAPARLPVRGVEAPRAGPAPSPSSCPRRTRRHSPPAPGSSG
- a CDS encoding iron-siderophore ABC transporter substrate-binding protein gives rise to the protein MSVGTRPGPTRIVRHIPRLVAAAVAALVLSACGGGTDEDTSESSGEAGARSAAFPVTVEHKYGSTTIESEPKKVVTLGLSDQDAVLALGVKPVGSVDWFKEQPYGKWPWTKDLWGSTPPQIVGERDEYNMEKIAALQPDLIVAQYSGMKKEQYETLSKIAKVVAQPKGHEDYQAPWQVMTEQIGKALGKEGETKKLIAGIDERFKAVRDEHSEWKGLTVTVGEPYEPGKFSAFSPKDPKVIFLSEMGFTTSEKYRTALGKENIADLSSERLDVMEADRTVWLGTPDTEKAMKADPLYKKTKVHQEKRDLFLPYDSPDIGAALSFNTVLSIPYAIDQVVPMLEAIK